One Betta splendens chromosome 16, fBetSpl5.4, whole genome shotgun sequence genomic window carries:
- the LOC114843112 gene encoding F-actin-uncapping protein LRRC16A-like isoform X3, translating to MSEEVSEVSKELLESVRDAVGRKVKLSLRRRVKLEIKGDKTENRVLALASHRAYLLTARIPTKVEHSFNYLEIQGISCNKPTQLLMEYERGSFSVKLLSTEEVNEVVAHIGSCLLRICPGLPPGKVMKKLSMEPPDRLTSLQTLWENSTPSEPGPCGGFSQLYRCVCDWLGLPYREEVQWDVDTIYLTQDSRELNLQDFSHLENRDLVAIIAVLEFNQWFTKLSTKDYKLPADVCEQIFRVVARSSRLEELVLDNAGLKTDFAQKLSTALAHNPSSGLTTINLANNPLEDRGISSLGAQFAKLNMGLKHLNFSKTSLSPKGVNSLCQSLSANTSIPSSLVHLDLSGNILRGDDMQHFYHFLSQPNSLATLDLSNTDCSLDQVCSALLRGSAQHLAVLNVSKSIFPHRKGKDVTPSFKHFFSSAMSLSSINVSGTKLPPEALKALLLGLASNPSVKDVSLDLSCCELRSGGSQILEGCIAEIPNISSLDISDNGLDSDLSTLLVWLAKNRSIRHLSLGKNFTNIKSKNLAPVLDSLVHMIQEEESPLTSLSLADSRLKGDLSIVLNALGSNSSLTRLDISGNAMGDMGAKMLAKALQINSKLRTVIWDKNNTSPQGLQDVAAALEKNFTIRFMPIPIIDASQALKASPEKTEDALLKIENYLYRNHETRKYLQEQAYRLQQGIVTTTTQQMIDRICVKVQDHLNSLRNSETDAIVEDVRSAENLIKDARNSKTLLPNLYHLGSASREEVNSLSVGPIQEKLESMAGEVTTVMDQQLQTLLVSMVDAAESLCPHVMKRSNLRTELMKASSDRMVVPKSFVTKTLLEQSGVDIINKISEVKLSLASFLSDRIVDEILEALSTSQHTLADHLVCRGRPLVQQESVDMDVPEEKIPRRASAEILEAERLDDLETCMTLCCTSMTPNSKRKSIHSRMLRPVSRAFEMEFDLDKALEDVPIHVEDTSSLTPPTPSQVLPKLEHRPSGAIVELPSEEEKKLQHFTKLRPRRNKKTHSSKVPQINSTASQDGEQNGLMGRVDEGVDEFFSKKVTKMDSKRSLKSSESHDGEKKKKGGFLNLIKRSSKSDKSDKHQATAPSAGASLAPGGPAPASSIPEEPSSPKVAVKSPPLEPKSRDASSRSQPTDYSSSSDRSEELRTPDSMDEPWEASDGRGSPQGGRRYPGVQMMGSGLLAEMKAKHERRAHKSSSPDRPDSGAAPAKPQPTAPESRGPSGSTNKPDPGSPEKPRVEPKLEAASRLRAASSSSSPAGPLSPKPPVPQGAKPALAARPTIPQKPRTTSSSRSTDESSEAPVSGAAATKAAVLPATLKRAPSEKDRDGQSTKSTQEGRPSPLRANSEEHGPFKTKNPDKDKAAGKKSSDSGEEADKDFILI from the exons ATGAGCGAGGAAGTGTCAGAGGTCTCCAAAGAGCTTCTAG AGAGCGTGAGGGACGCGGTGGGGAGGAAGGTGAAGCTGTCGCTGAGGAGGAGAGTCAAGCTGGAGATCAAAGGAGACAAGACGGAGAACAGAGTCCTG GCTCTCGCGTCACACAGAGCCTACTTACTGACGGCACGAATTCCCACCAAG GTGGAACACTCCTTTAATTATTTGGAGATCCAGGGGATTTCCTGTAACAAACCTACACAG CTGTTGATGGAGTACGAGCGAGGCTCCTTCTCcgtgaagctgctctccaccgAGGAGGTTAATGAGGTCGTCGCTCACATAGGAAGCTGTCTGCTGAGGATATGTCCTGGTCTGCCTCCTGG taaggTGATGAAGAAGCTGAGCATGGAGCCTCCGGACAGGCTGACCTCCCTGCAGACTCTGTGGGAGAACAGCACGCCCTCTGAACCGGGCCCATGCG GAGGCTTTTCTCAGCTCTACAGATGTGTTTGCGACTGGCTGGGGCTGCCTTACAGAGAGGAAGTACAGTGG GATGTGGACACCATCTATCTGACGCAAGACAGCAGGGAGCTCAACCTGCAGGACTTCAGCCATCTGGAGAACAG GGATCTGGTGGCCATCATAGCGGTCcttgagttcaaccagtggtttACCAAGCTCTCCACCAAGGACTACAAACTG ccagcagatgtgtgtgagcagaTCTTTCGTGTGGTGGCTCGGTCCAGTcggctggaggagctggttcTGGACAACGCGGGACTCAAAAC TGACTTTGCCCAGAAGCTCTCGACTGCCCTGGCCCACAACCCCAGCTCAGGACTCACCACCATTAATCTTGCCAACAACCCCCTGGAGGACAGAG GTATCTCCTCACTGGGTGCTCAGTTTGCCAAACTTAACATGGGACTCAAGCATTTAAACTTCTCCAAAACCTCATTATCACCTAAAG gggtGAACAGCCTTTGCCAGTCACTGAGTGCCAACACGTCCATCCCCAGCAGCCTCGTCCATCTGGACCTCTCAGGGAATATCCTCCGAGGAGATGacatgcag CATTTCTACCACTTCCTCAGTCAACCAAACAGCCTGGCGACCCTTGACCTCTCCAACACTGACTGCTCATTGGACCAG gtttgctctgctctgctgcgaGGGTCAGCGCAGCATCTCGCTGTGCTCAATGTGTCAAAGAGCATCTTTCCTCACAG GAAAGGCAAAGACGTGACGCCGTCGTTCAAGCACTTCTTCAGTAGTGCCATGTCGCTCAGCTCCATCAACGTGTCGGGAACCAAGCTGCCGCCGGAGGCCCTCAA AGCGCTCCTGCTTGGCCTGGCCAGTAACCCCAGTGTGAAGGACGTGTCTCTGGACCTCAGCTGCTGTGAG CTGCGCTCTGGAGGTTCTCAGATCCTGGAGGGCTGCATTGCTGAGATCCCCAACATCTCCAGCCTGGACATCTCTGACAACG GCCTGGACTCAGACCTGTCCACTCTGCTGGTCTGGTTGGCCAAGAACCGCTCCATCCGACACCTGTCTCTGGGCAAGAACTTCACCAACATCAAGTCTAA GAACCTTGCCCCAGTGTTGGACAGTCTGGTTCACATGATTCAGGAAGAAGAGTCG cccctcaCGTCACTGTCTCTAGCAGACTCCCGGCTAAAAGGGGACCTGAGCATCGTTCTGAACGCCCTCGGCAGTAACTCCTCGCTCACCAGACTGGACATCAGCGGCAACGCGATGGGGGACATGGGAGCCAAGATGCTGGCCAAGGCGCTGCAAATCAACTCCAAGCTCCG aactGTGATCTGGGATAAGAACAACACCAGTCCTCAGGGCCTTCAGGATGTAGCAGCCGCTCTGGAgaa gaACTTCACCATTCGCTTCATGCCCATCCCCATCATCGACGCCTCCCAGGCTCTGAAGGCCAGCCCAGAGAAGACCGAGGACGCTTTGCTGAAG aTTGAGAACTACCTGTACAGAAACCACGAAACCAGGAAATACCTGCAGGAGCAGGCGTATCGGCTTCAGCAGGGCATCGTGACCACAACTACGCAACAG ATGATCGACAGGATTTGCGTGAAGGTGCAGGACCACCTGAACTCTCTGAGGAATTCGGAGACAGACGCCATCGTGGAGGACGTCAGATCAGCAGAGAACCTCATCAAAGACGCCAGGAACTCCAAAACA ctgctcccTAACCTCTACCACCTCGGATCAGCCTCCAGAGAGGAGGTGAACAGCCTGTCAGTGGGACCGATCCAGGAGAAACTGGAGTCCATGGCTGGGGAGGTGACGACTGTCATGGACCAACAGCTGCAG ACCCTGTTGGTGTCGATGGTGGATGCAGCCGAGTCTCTGTGTCCTCatgtgatgaagaggagcaaTCTTCGTACAGAGCTGATGAAGGCCAGTTCAGACAGGATGGTTGTACCCAAGAGCTTTGTCACCAAAACCCTCCTGGAGCAGTCTGGGGTGGATATTATCAACAaaatcag TGAGGTGAAGCTGAGCCTCGCGTCCTTTCTGTCTGACCGCATTGTTGATGAGATTTTAGAGGCTCTTTCCACTTCACAACACACGCTG GCAGATCATCTGGTCTGTCGAGGCCGGCCTTTGGTACAGCAGGAGTCCGTGGACATGGACGTCCCCGAAGAAAAGATCCCCAGACGAGCGTCTGCTGAGATCCTGGAGGCTGAGAGGCTGGATGACCTGGAGACGTGCATG ACTCTGTGCTGCACCAGT ATGACTCCTAATTCCAAGAGGAAAAGCATCCACAGCAGAATGCTTCGTCCAGTGTCCCGTGCCTTTG AGATGGAGTTTGACCTAGATAAGGCCCTGGAGGATGTGCCTATCCATGTGGAGGACACGTCATCTCTGACTCCACCAACACCGTCTCAGGTCCTGCCCAAACTGGAGCACCGCCCATCAGGAGCGATTGTGGAGCTGCcgtctgaggaggagaagaagctgcagcacttcACCAAACTACGGCCGCGTAGAAATAAGAAGACACACTCCAGCAAAGTCCCT caaATCAACAGTACTGCATCTCAGGATGGGGAACAGAACGGCCTCATGGGAAGAGTGGATGAGGGGGTAGATGAGTTCTTCTCCAAAAAAGTCACCAAAATGGATTCCAA ACGTTCCCTGAAGAGTTCAGAATCTCATgacggagagaagaagaaaaaaggcgGGTTCCTCAACCTTATCAAGCGATCCTCCAAATCCGACAAATCCGACAAACACCAGGCGACCGCTCCATCCGCCGGAGCATCGTTGGCGCCTGGAGGCCCAGCACCGGCTTCCTCCATCCCAGAGGAGCCGTCTTCACCGAAGGTGGCAGTGAAGAGCCCTCCACTGGAGCCGAAATCCAG AGATGCCTCCAGTCGCTCACAGCCCActgactacagcagcagctcggaCCGGTCAGAGGAGCTGCGCACGCCCGACTCCATGGACGAGCCCTGGGAGGCTTCTGACGGCAGAGGGAGTCCTCAGGGGGGGCGGCGGTACCCAGGGGTCCAGATGATGGGCAGCGGGCTCCTAGCAGAGATGAAGGCCAAGCACGAGAGGAGAGCACACAAG TCTTCCAGTCCAGACAGACCTGACAGCGGTGCAGCAC cAGCCAAGCCGCAGCCCACGGCTCCAGAAAGCCGGGGTCCCAGTGGTTCCACTAATAAACCGGACCCTGGTTCCCCAGAGAAGCCTCGCGTGGAGCCCAAGCTCGAAGCAGCCTCTCGCCTCAGAGCtgcgtcctcctccagctctcccGCTGGACCGCTGAGTCCCAAACCGCCAGTGCCACAGGGCGCGAAGCCGGCCCTGGCTGCCCGCCCCACCATCCCTCAGAAGCCCaggaccaccagcagcagcaggagcacag ATGAGAGCTCGGAGGCCCCCGTCAGCGGCGCTGCCGCGACTAAAGCAGCAGTTCTGCCTGCCACCCTGAAGAGGGCGCCGTCCGAGAAGGACAGGGACGGCCAGTCAACGAAAAGCACTCAGGAAG GGAGGCCCAGCCCCCTCCGAGCCAACTCTGAGGAACACGGTCCCTTCAAGACCAAGAACCCCGACAAGGACAAGGCCGCAGGCAAGAAGTCGTCCGACTCTGGGGAGGAGGCAGACAAAGACTTTATTTTAATATGA
- the LOC114843112 gene encoding F-actin-uncapping protein LRRC16A-like isoform X5, translating to MSEEVSEVSKELLESVRDAVGRKVKLSLRRRVKLEIKGDKTENRVLALASHRAYLLTARIPTKVEHSFNYLEIQGISCNKPTQLLMEYERGSFSVKLLSTEEVNEVVAHIGSCLLRICPGLPPGKVMKKLSMEPPDRLTSLQTLWENSTPSEPGPCGGFSQLYRCVCDWLGLPYREEVQWDVDTIYLTQDSRELNLQDFSHLENRDLVAIIAVLEFNQWFTKLSTKDYKLPADVCEQIFRVVARSSRLEELVLDNAGLKTDFAQKLSTALAHNPSSGLTTINLANNPLEDRGISSLGAQFAKLNMGLKHLNFSKTSLSPKGVNSLCQSLSANTSIPSSLVHLDLSGNILRGDDMQHFYHFLSQPNSLATLDLSNTDCSLDQVCSALLRGSAQHLAVLNVSKSIFPHRKGKDVTPSFKHFFSSAMSLSSINVSGTKLPPEALKALLLGLASNPSVKDVSLDLSCCELGHCLRSGGSQILEGCIAEIPNISSLDISDNGLDSDLSTLLVWLAKNRSIRHLSLGKNFTNIKSKNLAPVLDSLVHMIQEEESPLTSLSLADSRLKGDLSIVLNALGSNSSLTRLDISGNAMGDMGAKMLAKALQINSKLRTVIWDKNNTSPQGLQDVAAALEKNFTIRFMPIPIIDASQALKASPEKTEDALLKIENYLYRNHETRKYLQEQAYRLQQGIVTTTTQQMIDRICVKVQDHLNSLRNSETDAIVEDVRSAENLIKDARNSKTLLPNLYHLGSASREEVNSLSVGPIQEKLESMAGEVTTVMDQQLQTLLVSMVDAAESLCPHVMKRSNLRTELMKASSDRMVVPKSFVTKTLLEQSGVDIINKISEVKLSLASFLSDRIVDEILEALSTSQHTLADHLVCRGRPLVQQESVDMDVPEEKIPRRASAEILEAERLDDLETCMMTPNSKRKSIHSRMLRPVSRAFEMEFDLDKALEDVPIHVEDTSSLTPPTPSQVLPKLEHRPSGAIVELPSEEEKKLQHFTKLRPRRNKKTHSSKVPQINSTASQDGEQNGLMGRVDEGVDEFFSKKVTKMDSKRSLKSSESHDGEKKKKGGFLNLIKRSSKSDKSDKHQATAPSAGASLAPGGPAPASSIPEEPSSPKVAVKSPPLEPKSRDASSRSQPTDYSSSSDRSEELRTPDSMDEPWEASDGRGSPQGGRRYPGVQMMGSGLLAEMKAKHERRAHKSSSPDRPDSGAAPKPQPTAPESRGPSGSTNKPDPGSPEKPRVEPKLEAASRLRAASSSSSPAGPLSPKPPVPQGAKPALAARPTIPQKPRTTSSSRSTDESSEAPVSGAAATKAAVLPATLKRAPSEKDRDGQSTKSTQEGRPSPLRANSEEHGPFKTKNPDKDKAAGKKSSDSGEEADKDFILI from the exons ATGAGCGAGGAAGTGTCAGAGGTCTCCAAAGAGCTTCTAG AGAGCGTGAGGGACGCGGTGGGGAGGAAGGTGAAGCTGTCGCTGAGGAGGAGAGTCAAGCTGGAGATCAAAGGAGACAAGACGGAGAACAGAGTCCTG GCTCTCGCGTCACACAGAGCCTACTTACTGACGGCACGAATTCCCACCAAG GTGGAACACTCCTTTAATTATTTGGAGATCCAGGGGATTTCCTGTAACAAACCTACACAG CTGTTGATGGAGTACGAGCGAGGCTCCTTCTCcgtgaagctgctctccaccgAGGAGGTTAATGAGGTCGTCGCTCACATAGGAAGCTGTCTGCTGAGGATATGTCCTGGTCTGCCTCCTGG taaggTGATGAAGAAGCTGAGCATGGAGCCTCCGGACAGGCTGACCTCCCTGCAGACTCTGTGGGAGAACAGCACGCCCTCTGAACCGGGCCCATGCG GAGGCTTTTCTCAGCTCTACAGATGTGTTTGCGACTGGCTGGGGCTGCCTTACAGAGAGGAAGTACAGTGG GATGTGGACACCATCTATCTGACGCAAGACAGCAGGGAGCTCAACCTGCAGGACTTCAGCCATCTGGAGAACAG GGATCTGGTGGCCATCATAGCGGTCcttgagttcaaccagtggtttACCAAGCTCTCCACCAAGGACTACAAACTG ccagcagatgtgtgtgagcagaTCTTTCGTGTGGTGGCTCGGTCCAGTcggctggaggagctggttcTGGACAACGCGGGACTCAAAAC TGACTTTGCCCAGAAGCTCTCGACTGCCCTGGCCCACAACCCCAGCTCAGGACTCACCACCATTAATCTTGCCAACAACCCCCTGGAGGACAGAG GTATCTCCTCACTGGGTGCTCAGTTTGCCAAACTTAACATGGGACTCAAGCATTTAAACTTCTCCAAAACCTCATTATCACCTAAAG gggtGAACAGCCTTTGCCAGTCACTGAGTGCCAACACGTCCATCCCCAGCAGCCTCGTCCATCTGGACCTCTCAGGGAATATCCTCCGAGGAGATGacatgcag CATTTCTACCACTTCCTCAGTCAACCAAACAGCCTGGCGACCCTTGACCTCTCCAACACTGACTGCTCATTGGACCAG gtttgctctgctctgctgcgaGGGTCAGCGCAGCATCTCGCTGTGCTCAATGTGTCAAAGAGCATCTTTCCTCACAG GAAAGGCAAAGACGTGACGCCGTCGTTCAAGCACTTCTTCAGTAGTGCCATGTCGCTCAGCTCCATCAACGTGTCGGGAACCAAGCTGCCGCCGGAGGCCCTCAA AGCGCTCCTGCTTGGCCTGGCCAGTAACCCCAGTGTGAAGGACGTGTCTCTGGACCTCAGCTGCTGTGAG CTCGGCCACTGT CTGCGCTCTGGAGGTTCTCAGATCCTGGAGGGCTGCATTGCTGAGATCCCCAACATCTCCAGCCTGGACATCTCTGACAACG GCCTGGACTCAGACCTGTCCACTCTGCTGGTCTGGTTGGCCAAGAACCGCTCCATCCGACACCTGTCTCTGGGCAAGAACTTCACCAACATCAAGTCTAA GAACCTTGCCCCAGTGTTGGACAGTCTGGTTCACATGATTCAGGAAGAAGAGTCG cccctcaCGTCACTGTCTCTAGCAGACTCCCGGCTAAAAGGGGACCTGAGCATCGTTCTGAACGCCCTCGGCAGTAACTCCTCGCTCACCAGACTGGACATCAGCGGCAACGCGATGGGGGACATGGGAGCCAAGATGCTGGCCAAGGCGCTGCAAATCAACTCCAAGCTCCG aactGTGATCTGGGATAAGAACAACACCAGTCCTCAGGGCCTTCAGGATGTAGCAGCCGCTCTGGAgaa gaACTTCACCATTCGCTTCATGCCCATCCCCATCATCGACGCCTCCCAGGCTCTGAAGGCCAGCCCAGAGAAGACCGAGGACGCTTTGCTGAAG aTTGAGAACTACCTGTACAGAAACCACGAAACCAGGAAATACCTGCAGGAGCAGGCGTATCGGCTTCAGCAGGGCATCGTGACCACAACTACGCAACAG ATGATCGACAGGATTTGCGTGAAGGTGCAGGACCACCTGAACTCTCTGAGGAATTCGGAGACAGACGCCATCGTGGAGGACGTCAGATCAGCAGAGAACCTCATCAAAGACGCCAGGAACTCCAAAACA ctgctcccTAACCTCTACCACCTCGGATCAGCCTCCAGAGAGGAGGTGAACAGCCTGTCAGTGGGACCGATCCAGGAGAAACTGGAGTCCATGGCTGGGGAGGTGACGACTGTCATGGACCAACAGCTGCAG ACCCTGTTGGTGTCGATGGTGGATGCAGCCGAGTCTCTGTGTCCTCatgtgatgaagaggagcaaTCTTCGTACAGAGCTGATGAAGGCCAGTTCAGACAGGATGGTTGTACCCAAGAGCTTTGTCACCAAAACCCTCCTGGAGCAGTCTGGGGTGGATATTATCAACAaaatcag TGAGGTGAAGCTGAGCCTCGCGTCCTTTCTGTCTGACCGCATTGTTGATGAGATTTTAGAGGCTCTTTCCACTTCACAACACACGCTG GCAGATCATCTGGTCTGTCGAGGCCGGCCTTTGGTACAGCAGGAGTCCGTGGACATGGACGTCCCCGAAGAAAAGATCCCCAGACGAGCGTCTGCTGAGATCCTGGAGGCTGAGAGGCTGGATGACCTGGAGACGTGCATG ATGACTCCTAATTCCAAGAGGAAAAGCATCCACAGCAGAATGCTTCGTCCAGTGTCCCGTGCCTTTG AGATGGAGTTTGACCTAGATAAGGCCCTGGAGGATGTGCCTATCCATGTGGAGGACACGTCATCTCTGACTCCACCAACACCGTCTCAGGTCCTGCCCAAACTGGAGCACCGCCCATCAGGAGCGATTGTGGAGCTGCcgtctgaggaggagaagaagctgcagcacttcACCAAACTACGGCCGCGTAGAAATAAGAAGACACACTCCAGCAAAGTCCCT caaATCAACAGTACTGCATCTCAGGATGGGGAACAGAACGGCCTCATGGGAAGAGTGGATGAGGGGGTAGATGAGTTCTTCTCCAAAAAAGTCACCAAAATGGATTCCAA ACGTTCCCTGAAGAGTTCAGAATCTCATgacggagagaagaagaaaaaaggcgGGTTCCTCAACCTTATCAAGCGATCCTCCAAATCCGACAAATCCGACAAACACCAGGCGACCGCTCCATCCGCCGGAGCATCGTTGGCGCCTGGAGGCCCAGCACCGGCTTCCTCCATCCCAGAGGAGCCGTCTTCACCGAAGGTGGCAGTGAAGAGCCCTCCACTGGAGCCGAAATCCAG AGATGCCTCCAGTCGCTCACAGCCCActgactacagcagcagctcggaCCGGTCAGAGGAGCTGCGCACGCCCGACTCCATGGACGAGCCCTGGGAGGCTTCTGACGGCAGAGGGAGTCCTCAGGGGGGGCGGCGGTACCCAGGGGTCCAGATGATGGGCAGCGGGCTCCTAGCAGAGATGAAGGCCAAGCACGAGAGGAGAGCACACAAG TCTTCCAGTCCAGACAGACCTGACAGCGGTGCAGCAC CCAAGCCGCAGCCCACGGCTCCAGAAAGCCGGGGTCCCAGTGGTTCCACTAATAAACCGGACCCTGGTTCCCCAGAGAAGCCTCGCGTGGAGCCCAAGCTCGAAGCAGCCTCTCGCCTCAGAGCtgcgtcctcctccagctctcccGCTGGACCGCTGAGTCCCAAACCGCCAGTGCCACAGGGCGCGAAGCCGGCCCTGGCTGCCCGCCCCACCATCCCTCAGAAGCCCaggaccaccagcagcagcaggagcacag ATGAGAGCTCGGAGGCCCCCGTCAGCGGCGCTGCCGCGACTAAAGCAGCAGTTCTGCCTGCCACCCTGAAGAGGGCGCCGTCCGAGAAGGACAGGGACGGCCAGTCAACGAAAAGCACTCAGGAAG GGAGGCCCAGCCCCCTCCGAGCCAACTCTGAGGAACACGGTCCCTTCAAGACCAAGAACCCCGACAAGGACAAGGCCGCAGGCAAGAAGTCGTCCGACTCTGGGGAGGAGGCAGACAAAGACTTTATTTTAATATGA